The Kosakonia sp. SMBL-WEM22 sequence AACCGAACTGCTGCAACTCGATGAGTGGCGCGGGCTCTATCTGTTTGAGTTGGGGCTGGCACTTATCTCGCTCGGCTGCGTAATTGCCCTCAAGCTGCCGCCGGGCGATCGTAAAAAAGTGTTTGAGAAGAAGGACTTCATCACCTTCTTTCTGTTAGCTCCCGGCATGGCGCTGCTCTGCGCAGTGCTCTCGCTTGGGCGTCTCGACTGGTGGTTTGAAACGCCGTGGCTCGGCTGGGCGCTGGCTGGGGCACTGGTGCTGATCGTCTCGGCAATTGTGTTTGAGCACAACCGAAAGAACCCGCTGCTCAACACCCGCTGGCTCTCCAGCGGCAGTATTGTGCGCCTCGGCCTGATTATGCTGCTGATCCGCATTGTGCTTGCCGAACAGAATACCGGCGTTTTTGGCTGGTTGCAGTATGTCGGCCTGCAAAACGAACAGATGACCCGGCTGGCGTGGTCAATTCTGGCCGGAATCATTTGCGGGATTGTCGCCAGTTGCCTGACCATTAAACCGCAGCGCCTCGGCTGGCCAATCCTCACCGCGCTGGCGCTGATGATTATCGCCTCGCTGATGGATAGCCACTCAACCAGCCTGACGCGCCCGGATCAGCTGATGGTAAGCCAGTTCCTCTTCGGCTTTGCCAGCGCCTTTTTTATCGCACCCGCGATGCTGGCCGGCATTGGCGGTGTCATTGCCGAACCGCGCAACCTCGTAAGCTTCTCGGTGCTGTTTGGTATGAGCCAGAATATCGGCGGCCTGATGGGCTCGGCGATCCTCGGTACCTTTCAGACGTGGCGCGAGAAGTACCACTCCAGCCTGCTGGCGGATCAGCTCACTACCCTTAACCCGCTGGTCAATGAGCGTCTGCAACTCTACAGCCAGATGTATCAAAGCATGATTGGCGACAGTAGCCTGCTCAGCGTGCAGGCAGTCACCCAATTGCAGAGTGCTTCGACGCTGCAAGCGACGATACTGGCTTACAACGATACCTATATGCTGACGGCGAGCGTCGCCGCCGCCACGCTGTTATGGATTGCATGGCGCTTGCTGCGCTTGCGTATTACCGCTCGTCTGGCCCTGAAGCGGGCGACGGGTAGCAAATAATAATGATGACATTACTGGAGTTCTTACTATGAGCCAGCAGGACGCCGCTAAAGAGCAGGCAAGTACCCGCAGCAACGTGCGGGTGGTGTCCATTTTTACCGCCGCGGCGATCGTGATCGTCGGCGTGCTGGTGATCCTTTACGCCTGGCAACTGCCGCCGTTTACGCGGCATACGCAGTCGACGGATAACGCCTACGTGCGCGGACAGACGACGTTTATCAGCCCGCAGGTGAATGGCTATATCACCGAAGTGCCGGTGCAGGATTTCGTCAATGTGAAAAAAGGCGACCTGATTATGCAGATTGACGATCGCATCTATCGTCAGCGCGTCGATCAGGCGAAGGCAACGCTGGCGATGAAGCGCGCTGCGCTGGAAAACAACCTGCAACAGCGTAAAAGCGCGCAGGCGGTGATCGCGCGTAATGAAGCGGCGCTCGCCAGCGCCAAAGCGCAGAACCTGCAGGCGCAGGCAGATTTAAAACGCGTCAAAGCGCTGACGGCGGACGGTTCCCTCTCCATTCGCGAGCGCGATGCCGCGCTGGCAACGGCCGCGCAGAACAGCGCTAATATCGCTCAGGCGCAGGCGACGCTGGAGATGTCGCGCCAGGATCTGCAAACCACCATTGTTAACCGCGCTTCGCTACAGGCGGATGTGGAAAACGCTAAAGCGGCGCTGGAGCTGGCGCAAATCGATCTGCAAAACACGCGTATCGTCGCCCCGCGCGACGGGCAGCTTGGGCAGATCAGCGTGCGCCTCGGCGCGTATGTCACTGCCGGGACGCATCTCACCTCACTGGTTCCTGCCCAGCGCTGGGTGATTGCCAACCTGAAAGAGACGCAACTGGCCAATGTAGTTGTCGGTCAGCCCGTCACCTTCAGCGTCGATGCCCTTGATGGCCGCAACTTTAAGGGGCGTGTCGAGAGCATTTCTCCCGCAACGGGCGTGGAGTTCAGCGCCATCAGCCCGGATAACGCCACCGGTAACTTTGTCAAAATCGCTCAGCGAATTCCGGTGCGTATTCAGGTGGAGGGCAAAGCTGATGAGATCGCTCGCCTGCGCCCCGGTATGTCCGTGCAGGTGCATATTGATACGCGGGAGGCGCAGCAATGAGGCGCTATCCGACGTTGATCGCATTCAGCCTGCTGCTAGCGGGCTGCCAGTCAGTCGATGTGGAGCGCGTGCAGCCGTCGTTACAGATCCCGGCGGCGTGGCGCAGCGAAAGCGGGCCGATGAGCAAAGTCGACAGTGTCTGGTGGCGCAACTTTCACGACAGCCAGCTTAACCGCTATGTCGACCAGGCCCTGCGTTATAACAGCGATGTGCTGGTCGCCCGCGAGCGGGTCAATGAGTACCAGGCGCGGGTCTATGCCGCTAACGGCGCGCTCTTTCCTGAAGTGGATATCGGTTTATCCGGCACGCGTGCGCGCTCGCAATCCGCCGCCACCGGTCAGCCGGCACACAGCACCCTCTATAAGGGCAATTTAACCGCCAGTTACGATGTCGATATCTGGGGAGCGAGCCGCAGCGCATCGCGGGCGGCAGAGGCGTCGCTGGAGGCGCAAAAAGCGGCCGCTGCGGCGGCGGACTTAACCGTTGCCACTAATGTCGCCTCCGGTTATCTCACTCTGCTATCGCTGGATGAACAGTTGCGTGTCACGCGCGCCACATTAAAAGCGCGGGAAGATGCCTGGCGACTTGCCCGTCGACAGTATGAGACCGGCTACAGCTCGCGGCTGGAGTTGATGCAATCCGATTCGGAGCTACGCGCTACCCGGGCGCAGATCCCGCAGCTGGAGCATCAGATTAGCCAGCAGGAGAATGCACTCAGCGTGCTGATCGGCAGCAACCCGGGCGCAATTCAGCGCGGCGATTTTTCGTTGCTTACCCCGCTGTCGTTGCCATCGCAACTGCCGTCAACACTGCTTAACCGACGGCCGGATATCGTGCAGGCTCAGCGCCAGCTGGTTGCCGCCGATGCCGGGCTTGCGGTGTCGCAGGCGAAACTCCTGCCATCGCTCAACCTGACCGCCAGCGGCAGTATGCAGGATGATACCCTGCCCGGCCTGCTCGATAACCCGCTACGGCTGTGGAATATCGGCGGCAGCATTCTGGCGCCGCTGCTGAACCGCCAGGCGCTGAATGCGCAGGTGGATGTCTCCATGTCCCAGCGCAATCAGGCGCTTTATGGTTATGAAAGTACCGTGCGCAATGCGTTCAGAGAGGTGAATGACAGCCTTGACGCCATCACCCGTCTCGGCGAGCAACTGAGCGAGCTGGAAGGCCAACAGCAGGTGGCGGAAGAGGCGCTGCGCATTGCACAAAATCGTTACCAGAACGGCTACTCCTCCTACCTGACGGTGCTTGATGCGCAACGCACGCTCTTTAGCGCGCAGCTCAATGCCGTGCAGGTGAAAAATAATTTGCTGTTAGCGCAGGTGGATCTCTATCGCGCGCTGGGTGGAGGCTGGTCCGGTATGAAGTAATTCTCAACAACACCAGGAGTTATGCTATGCAGCAGAAATGGTCCGCGGTAGATGAGTATTTAGCACAACAGCTTCTCCCTGAAGATGAGGTTCTGACGCAGATCCTCGCCAATAACCGACGTGCCGGGTTACCTGAAATTGATGTCTCGCCGATGCAGGGCCAGCTCCTGGCGCTGCTGGTGCGCATGACGCACGCGAAACGCATTCTTGAGATTGGCACGCTAGGGGCTTACAGCACGGTGTGGATGGCGCGAGAGTTGCCCTCCGATGGCGAATTATTGACGCTAGAGTTCGATGCATTACACGCCGCGATTGCCCGGGAGAACATTGAGCTTGCCGGTTTGACGCGCCAGGTGAGAGTTAAAGAGGGCCCGGCGCTCGAGACGCTG is a genomic window containing:
- a CDS encoding efflux transporter outer membrane subunit, which produces MRRYPTLIAFSLLLAGCQSVDVERVQPSLQIPAAWRSESGPMSKVDSVWWRNFHDSQLNRYVDQALRYNSDVLVARERVNEYQARVYAANGALFPEVDIGLSGTRARSQSAATGQPAHSTLYKGNLTASYDVDIWGASRSASRAAEASLEAQKAAAAAADLTVATNVASGYLTLLSLDEQLRVTRATLKAREDAWRLARRQYETGYSSRLELMQSDSELRATRAQIPQLEHQISQQENALSVLIGSNPGAIQRGDFSLLTPLSLPSQLPSTLLNRRPDIVQAQRQLVAADAGLAVSQAKLLPSLNLTASGSMQDDTLPGLLDNPLRLWNIGGSILAPLLNRQALNAQVDVSMSQRNQALYGYESTVRNAFREVNDSLDAITRLGEQLSELEGQQQVAEEALRIAQNRYQNGYSSYLTVLDAQRTLFSAQLNAVQVKNNLLLAQVDLYRALGGGWSGMK
- a CDS encoding HlyD family secretion protein produces the protein MSQQDAAKEQASTRSNVRVVSIFTAAAIVIVGVLVILYAWQLPPFTRHTQSTDNAYVRGQTTFISPQVNGYITEVPVQDFVNVKKGDLIMQIDDRIYRQRVDQAKATLAMKRAALENNLQQRKSAQAVIARNEAALASAKAQNLQAQADLKRVKALTADGSLSIRERDAALATAAQNSANIAQAQATLEMSRQDLQTTIVNRASLQADVENAKAALELAQIDLQNTRIVAPRDGQLGQISVRLGAYVTAGTHLTSLVPAQRWVIANLKETQLANVVVGQPVTFSVDALDGRNFKGRVESISPATGVEFSAISPDNATGNFVKIAQRIPVRIQVEGKADEIARLRPGMSVQVHIDTREAQQ
- a CDS encoding O-methyltransferase, with the protein product MQQKWSAVDEYLAQQLLPEDEVLTQILANNRRAGLPEIDVSPMQGQLLALLVRMTHAKRILEIGTLGAYSTVWMARELPSDGELLTLEFDALHAAIARENIELAGLTRQVRVKEGPALETLESLGERPPFDLIFIDADKPNNPNYLKWALHYSRPGTLIIGDNVVRDGEVTNPASTDDRVQGVRKFIEMIGDNPRLTATAMQTVGTKGWDGFTLAWVNS
- a CDS encoding MFS transporter, translating into MSEPKRDPYAPREWAAHEKPMLLGSPSTPWHSTPRRIAYGIVGLLVSMTGALGNAMVTANLQNLQGTFAAWSTEIAWLPAVYVMTNVSINLLLVKFRQQYGLRAFTEGFLVLYVLVTFFHLFINDLSSALFVRGAHGMVAAALSSLGIYYQIQAWPAKHRLKALTIGITGSTLAIPIARLFSTELLQLDEWRGLYLFELGLALISLGCVIALKLPPGDRKKVFEKKDFITFFLLAPGMALLCAVLSLGRLDWWFETPWLGWALAGALVLIVSAIVFEHNRKNPLLNTRWLSSGSIVRLGLIMLLIRIVLAEQNTGVFGWLQYVGLQNEQMTRLAWSILAGIICGIVASCLTIKPQRLGWPILTALALMIIASLMDSHSTSLTRPDQLMVSQFLFGFASAFFIAPAMLAGIGGVIAEPRNLVSFSVLFGMSQNIGGLMGSAILGTFQTWREKYHSSLLADQLTTLNPLVNERLQLYSQMYQSMIGDSSLLSVQAVTQLQSASTLQATILAYNDTYMLTASVAAATLLWIAWRLLRLRITARLALKRATGSK